ATGATCGATTAAATCGATTTATCCCGCGCCTCCCAGTATTGCTGGGCCAATTCGAACGCCTGTTCCCGTGAGTGGCCGAGGCCGCGCAGGGCCAGGGCCATGGTCGCGATCAGCGCGAGCTGCGGGTAACTGTCCTCGACGTCACCGCGCCACAAGGCTTTTAGATGCTCGGGTTCCAGGCTGGCCGGTTTGACGTGGCGCTGGGCGGAGAGGGCGGGCCACTCTTCGTCCCAGCTCTGGCCGCCGGTGGTGCCGTACAGATGGCTGAGGGTGTCGGGGTTGATCTCGACTTCGCCGCCATCACCCTTCACCACAATCACATTATCGCCCAGCAGGCCGCTGGCATCGCGGTGCACGCCCTGGTAACCGGGGTGGAAAATGCTTTGCAGGCCGCAACGCGCGCTCAGCGGGTTGAGCAGGCGCGCCAGCGAGTGAATCGGTGAGCGCAGGCCCAGGGTGTTGCGCAAGTCGATCATGCGTTGCAGTTGTGGCGCCCAGTCACCCAGCGGGATAAACGCCAGGTTGCCGTGCTCAAACGCCGTCTCGACCTGTTGCCAATTTCGACACAGCGGGATTTGCAGGCCTTGCAACAGTTGCTCGGTGTACAAGCGACCCGCCGTATGGGCGCCGCCGCCGTGCATCAGGATGCGCACGCCGTTTTGCGCCAGGCACTTGGCCGCCAGCAGGTACCACGGCAGGTGGCGTTTTTTACCGGCGTAGGTCGGCCAGTCGATGTCCACATTCAGCGTGGGCGCATTCAAGCGTTCGCG
The window above is part of the Pseudomonas sp. KBS0710 genome. Proteins encoded here:
- a CDS encoding glycosyl transferase family protein — encoded protein: MTDFAPLTLETPAEHPFAQFVRILGKGKRGARNLTREEAREAMGMLLDEKVEDTQLGAFLMLLRHKEESPEELAGFTEAVRERLNAPTLNVDIDWPTYAGKKRHLPWYLLAAKCLAQNGVRILMHGGGAHTAGRLYTEQLLQGLQIPLCRNWQQVETAFEHGNLAFIPLGDWAPQLQRMIDLRNTLGLRSPIHSLARLLNPLSARCGLQSIFHPGYQGVHRDASGLLGDNVIVVKGDGGEVEINPDTLSHLYGTTGGQSWDEEWPALSAQRHVKPASLEPEHLKALWRGDVEDSYPQLALIATMALALRGLGHSREQAFELAQQYWEARDKSI